In one window of Tursiops truncatus isolate mTurTru1 chromosome 5, mTurTru1.mat.Y, whole genome shotgun sequence DNA:
- the LOC101328963 gene encoding thymosin beta-4-like, protein MSDKPDVAEIEKSDKSKLKKTETKEKNPLLSQETIEQEKQAGES, encoded by the coding sequence ATGTCTGACAAGCCCGATGTGGCTGAGATTGAGAAATCCGATAAGTCgaaactgaagaaaacagaaacgaAAGAGAAAAATCCACTGCTTTCACAAGAAACGATTGAACAGGAGAAGCAAGCAGGCGAGTCGTAA